In a single window of the Fibrobacter sp. UWT2 genome:
- the ilvD gene encoding dihydroxy-acid dehydratase → MPKLRSLKTMEGREMAGARALWHATGTKVEDFGKPVICVVNSYTQFVPGHVHLKDLGQVVARAIEAAGGVAKEMNTIAVDDGIAMGHDGMLYSLPSRDLIADSTEYMANAHRADALVCISNCDKVTPGMLMAAMRLNIPAIFVSGGPMEAGHVTTKDGKDRALDLIDAMIDSADNTISDEEVAAIEANACPTCGSCSGMFTANSMNSLTEALGLSLPGNGTIVATHAERKKLFEAAGKRIVELCHQYYDLNDESILPRSIATKDAFENAMRLDIAMGGSSNTVLHLLAVAQEAGVDFTMKDIDRLSRNTLCICKVAPTVHNIHVENVNRAGGIMGILGELDRMGLIHKNAKTVHAATMGEALEVNDLKRNPSAEAKQRYLAGPGRKYNIEAFSQNFMYPNHDLDRANGAIRDGEHAYTKDGGLAVLYGNLAIDGCIVKTAGVDESIWKFTGPAIVFESQEEAVEGILGNKVKAGDVVVIRYEGPKGGPGMQEMLYPTSYLKSRHLGKSCALLTDGRFSGGTSGLSIGHASPEAANKGNIGLVHTGDVIEIDIPNRTINVELTDAELDARRKEMESRGAKAWKPETRNRVVSKALQAYAAMASSADKGAVRDLSLIGVK, encoded by the coding sequence ATGCCGAAACTTCGTTCGCTCAAGACTATGGAAGGCCGTGAAATGGCCGGTGCACGCGCCCTTTGGCACGCAACTGGAACCAAGGTGGAAGACTTTGGCAAGCCCGTCATTTGCGTGGTGAACAGCTATACCCAGTTTGTTCCGGGCCACGTTCACCTGAAAGACTTGGGCCAGGTAGTCGCCCGCGCGATCGAAGCAGCCGGTGGTGTCGCTAAGGAAATGAACACCATCGCCGTCGATGACGGTATCGCCATGGGCCACGACGGCATGCTCTACAGCTTGCCCTCTCGCGACCTCATCGCAGATTCTACCGAATACATGGCAAACGCCCATCGCGCCGACGCCCTCGTTTGCATTTCTAACTGCGACAAGGTGACTCCGGGTATGCTCATGGCTGCCATGCGCCTCAACATTCCGGCAATCTTCGTGAGCGGCGGCCCGATGGAAGCTGGCCACGTGACCACGAAGGACGGCAAGGACCGCGCCCTCGACTTGATCGATGCCATGATTGATTCCGCTGACAATACCATCAGCGACGAAGAAGTGGCCGCCATCGAAGCTAACGCATGCCCGACTTGCGGTTCCTGCTCCGGCATGTTCACCGCAAACTCCATGAACTCCCTTACCGAAGCCCTCGGCCTCAGCTTGCCTGGCAACGGCACCATCGTTGCAACGCACGCCGAACGTAAGAAGCTCTTCGAAGCAGCCGGTAAGCGCATCGTGGAACTCTGCCACCAGTATTACGACTTGAACGACGAAAGCATCCTTCCGCGCAGCATCGCTACGAAGGACGCCTTCGAAAACGCCATGCGCCTCGACATCGCCATGGGCGGTTCCTCCAACACCGTGCTCCACTTGCTCGCTGTCGCTCAGGAAGCTGGCGTCGACTTCACCATGAAGGACATCGACCGCCTTTCCCGCAACACGCTGTGCATCTGCAAGGTCGCCCCGACCGTTCACAACATCCACGTGGAAAACGTGAACCGCGCCGGTGGCATCATGGGTATCCTCGGTGAACTCGACCGCATGGGCCTCATCCATAAGAATGCAAAGACCGTTCACGCCGCCACCATGGGCGAAGCTCTCGAAGTGAACGACCTCAAGCGTAACCCGAGCGCCGAAGCCAAGCAGCGCTACCTCGCTGGCCCGGGCCGCAAGTACAATATCGAAGCTTTCTCTCAGAACTTCATGTATCCGAATCACGACCTCGACCGTGCCAACGGCGCTATCCGCGATGGCGAACACGCTTACACCAAGGACGGCGGCCTCGCTGTTCTGTACGGTAACCTCGCTATTGACGGCTGTATCGTGAAGACCGCTGGCGTGGACGAATCCATCTGGAAGTTCACCGGCCCGGCAATCGTGTTTGAAAGCCAGGAAGAAGCTGTCGAAGGCATCCTCGGCAACAAGGTGAAGGCTGGCGACGTGGTCGTTATCCGCTACGAAGGCCCGAAGGGTGGCCCCGGCATGCAGGAAATGCTCTACCCGACCTCTTACCTCAAGAGCCGTCACCTCGGCAAGTCCTGCGCCCTCCTCACCGACGGTCGTTTCTCCGGCGGTACGAGCGGTCTTTCCATCGGTCACGCTTCTCCGGAAGCTGCCAACAAGGGTAACATCGGCCTCGTGCACACGGGCGACGTTATCGAAATCGATATTCCGAACCGCACCATCAATGTGGAACTCACCGACGCCGAACTCGACGCCCGCCGCAAGGAAATGGAATCTCGCGGTGCCAAGGCTTGGAAGCCGGAAACCCGCAACCGCGTGGTGTCCAAGGCTCTGCAGGCATACGCTGCCATGGCCTCTTCTGCAGACAAGGGCGCTGTGCGCGACCTGAGCCTCATTGGTGTGAAGTAA
- the thiC gene encoding phosphomethylpyrimidine synthase ThiC, whose amino-acid sequence MNSRKVYVPGKMYPDIRVGMREILTEDPETPVVTVYDTSGPYSDVDAKLDVTKGIERFREPWIMERGDAEELDNMTSAYGRARRENHELDHLRFNAEHHPLRAKVGHHLTQLDYARKGIVTKEMEYVAIRENQRLDELQAQGKIQVAGSPITPEFVRDEIAAGRAILPGNINHPECEPMIIGNRFLTKINSNIGNSAITSSIEEEVEKMAWSVRWGADTVMDLSTGKHIHETREWIIRNSPVPIGTVPIYQALEKVNGKAEELTWELYRDTLIEQAEQGVDYFTIHAGLLLEHIPLTAKRTTGIVSRGGSILALWQMRHHQQNFLYTHFREICEILAAYDVAVSLGDGLRPGSLADANDAAQFGELDTLGELTKIAWEYGVQVIIEGPGHVPMHKIQDNMARQLEKCHGAPFYTLGPLTTDIAPGYDHITSAIGAAQIGWYGTAMLCYVTPKEHLGLPDRDDVRAGVVTYKLAAHAADLAKGHFAAQFRDDALSRARFDFRWNDQFALSLDPEKAMEFHDKTLPGSQAKSSHFCSMCGPNFCSMRITRAVRNFVATGEVGDV is encoded by the coding sequence ATGAATTCCCGCAAGGTGTATGTTCCGGGTAAAATGTACCCGGACATCCGCGTGGGAATGCGCGAAATTTTGACTGAAGACCCCGAAACGCCTGTCGTGACGGTGTACGATACGAGTGGCCCTTACAGCGATGTAGACGCCAAGCTCGACGTAACGAAGGGTATTGAACGCTTCCGTGAACCGTGGATTATGGAACGTGGTGACGCCGAAGAACTCGACAACATGACGTCTGCTTATGGCCGCGCCCGCCGCGAAAACCATGAGCTCGACCACCTGCGCTTTAACGCAGAGCACCACCCGCTCCGCGCCAAGGTTGGTCATCACCTGACGCAACTCGACTACGCCCGCAAGGGAATCGTCACCAAGGAAATGGAATACGTGGCCATCCGCGAAAACCAGCGCCTTGACGAGTTGCAGGCCCAGGGTAAAATCCAGGTGGCAGGCTCCCCCATTACGCCGGAATTTGTGCGCGACGAAATCGCCGCAGGCCGTGCGATTCTGCCGGGGAACATTAACCACCCGGAATGCGAACCGATGATTATCGGCAACCGTTTCCTCACGAAGATCAACAGCAACATCGGCAACTCGGCCATTACCTCTTCCATCGAAGAAGAAGTCGAAAAGATGGCTTGGTCTGTACGATGGGGCGCAGACACGGTCATGGACCTTTCCACTGGAAAGCACATTCATGAAACACGTGAATGGATTATTCGAAATAGTCCCGTACCTATCGGCACTGTGCCTATTTACCAGGCGCTCGAGAAGGTGAACGGCAAGGCCGAAGAACTCACGTGGGAACTGTACCGCGACACGCTCATCGAGCAGGCGGAACAAGGCGTGGACTACTTCACGATTCACGCGGGCCTTTTGCTGGAACATATTCCGCTGACTGCCAAGCGCACCACGGGTATCGTGAGCCGCGGCGGTTCGATTCTTGCCCTCTGGCAGATGCGCCACCACCAGCAGAACTTCCTCTACACGCACTTCCGCGAAATCTGCGAGATTCTCGCCGCCTACGACGTGGCAGTCTCGCTCGGCGACGGTCTTCGCCCGGGGTCGTTGGCCGATGCCAACGACGCGGCCCAGTTCGGAGAACTGGACACGCTCGGCGAGCTCACGAAAATTGCTTGGGAATACGGCGTGCAGGTGATTATCGAGGGTCCGGGTCACGTGCCCATGCACAAGATTCAGGACAACATGGCGCGCCAGCTCGAAAAGTGCCACGGCGCTCCGTTCTACACGCTCGGCCCTCTTACCACCGATATCGCCCCCGGTTATGACCACATTACGTCGGCCATCGGTGCGGCCCAAATCGGCTGGTACGGTACCGCAATGCTCTGCTACGTAACACCCAAGGAACACCTCGGACTCCCCGACCGCGACGACGTGCGCGCCGGTGTGGTCACCTACAAGCTCGCCGCTCACGCGGCCGACCTTGCAAAGGGCCATTTCGCAGCGCAGTTCCGCGACGACGCCCTTTCCCGCGCCCGCTTCGACTTCCGCTGGAACGACCAGTTCGCGCTTTCCCTGGACCCCGAAAAGGCCATGGAATTCCACGACAAGACGCTCCCCGGTAGCCAGGCCAAGAGCAGCCACTTCTGCAGCATGTGTGGCCCGAACTTCTGTTCGATGCGCATCACGCGTGCCGTACGCAACTTTGTGGCAACTGGCGAAGTCGGCGACGTGTAA
- a CDS encoding DUF5662 family protein — translation MSFHPIKHFITITKHRNEVVRLCFKAGIGFQGLFHDLSKYSPTEFIPGAKYYMGDQSPNNGERNAKGYSLAWMHHKGRNKHHFEFWYDYEMATKKLVPMDMPDRYIKEMFCDRVAASKTYNKLNYTQESPLLYLTKSTAHEKMTETTYKKLLYLLKMLAEKGEKETLAFMRHTKILPVE, via the coding sequence GTGAGTTTTCATCCTATTAAACATTTTATAACGATTACCAAGCACCGTAACGAGGTCGTTCGCTTGTGTTTCAAGGCGGGAATTGGTTTTCAGGGCTTGTTCCACGATCTTTCCAAGTATAGTCCGACGGAGTTTATTCCCGGGGCAAAGTACTATATGGGTGACCAGTCGCCCAACAATGGTGAACGCAATGCCAAGGGCTACAGCCTTGCATGGATGCACCACAAGGGGCGTAACAAACACCATTTTGAATTCTGGTACGATTACGAAATGGCGACTAAAAAGCTGGTGCCGATGGATATGCCGGATCGCTACATCAAGGAAATGTTCTGTGATCGCGTAGCTGCGTCCAAGACTTACAACAAATTAAATTACACGCAAGAATCTCCGCTGCTGTACCTCACCAAAAGTACCGCCCACGAAAAAATGACGGAGACGACTTACAAGAAGTTGCTTTACCTGTTAAAGATGCTTGCCGAAAAGGGCGAAAAAGAAACCCTTGCGTTTATGCGCCATACCAAGATTTTGCCGGTCGAATAG